The sequence ATCCTGTCACCAAAAAATTATGTCAGCACCTCCTCAAGAAGATACATACAACTGCAAGATTAACAGCCAACACCATTGCAAGTCATAAATCAGAGGTGATTTATCCTCACAGTAGTAAGTTCAGACAACCAGTCATAATTATAAACATCTCAAGCACCCATGGCAATACACCTGCAACTGACACTCACAAACTAAGACATCACTCAACTTACCTTTAATCAACCTAAATTTTCCCAgctattgataatttgttttaattttttcatgtaTGGTGAAACATGTCTAAGTAATAAATGCAATATCAATTTGTCACCAGTCAAATTATCCAAAACACAtcttactaaaaataaaaattaaaaactaaaaaaaaattattaaaaaaagtcatTGTTGCaacttcttttaattatttttagcatataaaaacttttattgCAAGTCATATATCAGAGGTGATTTATCCTCACAACAGTTAGTTCAGACAACCAATCATAATTATAAACATCTCGGGCACCCATGGCAATACACCTACAACTGACACTCATGAACCAAGACATCGCTCAACTTACCTTTAACCAACCTAAATACTCCCAGTTATtgatgttttgtttttatttttttcacgcATGGAGAAAGACATCAATGTCGAaacttcttttaattatttttaagcaaaaaaaaattttttattgcCAAAACTGGACTACCTGGTTTCCTATAAACAAACACCCCCCCTATCCCCAATTCCTCTAGTTACCATCAAACAGAATTTCACCCAACTAAACTACCACTATAGGCAtgtacttatccaaaaaataaaattaccacTATAGGCAGGTATCTTCTCTCCAATTATTGACACAAATCTCACTTTTCAATATAGATTATAATTCCTTATGACCTTTTTATTTTGGCTTGATTCCTTTTGaccttttttcccctttctagTTAGGACCTCTTAACTTTTCCAGGCTAGGATACAActtaaataaagaaattgtgGCTGCTGTCAGAGCATACAATagaaatttatttgttaaaatattgcTTCTTGTATTACAAGAGGAGATAAAGAAAGTCTTACCTGCTTATCTTCCAATGTACATATCTTCCCATCCTGAAACAAAGAAAGTTAACATTACAATCAattccaaaaggaaaaaaattttcacaagcacacacacacatgtgaAAGGGACTAAAGGCccacttaatatttttacaatatctcCCATTCTGCATTGCATGAAAATGGAAGGTAACAAAAAAacattcctcttttttttttctttaatcagCAACAAATGGCAAAAGAAGGTATCATAAGAGAGAAAGCTTCAGGGTAAAGGGTTGGAAAGAACAACACACAGTACAAAAGAACCACCACTGCAGACACcaccaatataataaaattagacTACTTTCATTAAAATAACTCACCAAACCTTCCACCAGTCTCTGCAAGTCATTCAAGTCATAGCCAATGTCAGAAAGAGATTTTTGAACTTCAGCAACCTGTTACACAAGTTTTAAAATGATAATGTAATTAAAACCATAGAATCAAACTGATTATGTTTGAATATTACCTAATATCCATGATATATATGGACACACTAGAAAGTACAGATAACTGATCTGCATGACTTGAATTAATATGGGGCTATTCAAATTGTATAATGTATAAGATACCAGACATCAATACTAACTAAATACCAcatattaaaagtaaaaaaattagataatacCTAAATAACCCATCATGTCTAATACTTAGCCATAACTACCCATTATTTATGAGAATATCCAGAAAAAAGCACTAAAAGACCCACCATATTATATTGCACTTTCAACGATATGATTTACTCTAGAAACAAAGAATAACAAACTCATGAAAACCTCATAGCACATACATCACTCTTAATTAACTTTGACATCTCATTCTGCTTTTCCATTTTATCATCCAAGTTCGCAATTCGCTGTGTCAAATGCCTCTTTGTTGCCTGCCCAACAGAAGAATTGTATGCAAAATCAGAATTTGTACACAAACATTAGAAGTATTAAGGAAAATCGCAGAATAAACTCATCTAAAAGAGGAACATTaccttattaaatttttaaatttactcAATAATAACTTAGTTTTTCCTCTATATGTACATCACTAACAAGGatgctcttttctttctttaatagataagttacacatgcaccaaTGAGTTTTGAACCCCGTCCTCACCCTCTACCCGCATTTTTGAGAGGAGGAAGGGCCATTTGAGCCAAAACTCATTGGCCTAACAAGGATGCTCTTGACCCTTTGCTGCCAACATCAGAGGTAAAGCAGCAACTCCATCACCacacattttaattatttatatacataaatatatagcAGAGAGTGAACAAAGTCAACCACAACAAAAGTCAACCACAACATAAATGGTCAATACAAATATCCTTCTTAATATTATTTCAAAAGTACTCAAAACTATTTGGCAAAGATACGTTGGTCTGACAAGGATCCAACAGGTTcataattgaacaaaaaaagaaaaaaaaattatagattaacagaaatataaagattatttttaaagccatagaaatatcacaaacaactgaaaattttttcatCAACAAAGATCAACGCCTCCTAGCTATCAACTCCATTTCTAATAAAATATGCACCATGAATTCTAAccattgcttcttcttctttttttaaatgatctATGTTGCCAGATCCtcttcaaaaatcaaatatatattcAGAGCAATTTGTCTCTAGATTTTATATCAGTCTAAGAAGTTGCAATCAGTGAAACAGAAACTTACAGCAAGAGCCTCTGACACACTCTCCAGATGCTTTGTCAAGTTCGTTACAGCAGTAGCCATATTACGCTTTGTCACGTACATGAGATCCGAGAAGGAAAGACCCTAAACATAAACAAATGCGggtataaccaaaaaaaaattaagttctcTAAATCACATATCCCGGTCTCAAaccatcattaaaaaaaattaaacaaaatcaattaaaagtaaataaaaaataaaaaaagcaaaatgcTTAATATGCACCTATAAGGTAAGCTAAATAACCAACTTACCTTCCACCACATGTAGCCGTAACCCAATGCCCCCACGGTAGCAGCTGGAACTAAAAGTGATGTCAAGTTACCTGGaaatatacacacaaaaaagacgggaacaattaaacaaaaattaaccaaCCAGAATTCACTTTGCGactaataataacaaaagaaaatttatatttgtacTACACAATCACATGgttatatgcaaaaaaaaaaaaaaatgttataatccGAGACTACAACACAATAATAAGCAATTATTCGTACTTTGGCCACCATTATTTCCATTCAGAACAGTAATCTGCCTTGCTGAGGCTAGTTGTCGAACCTCAGTTGCCAATCGCCGCACCTACAAAATCCCATTACTACAAATTCAGGTACACTGTATAGGGTCCATTTGATTAGGCGTTTCCCATAATCTCAATTCCTATATAACagattgaaatttttaaaaactgcTTCActgttttattaaaatttttaaaattaccTGCGCGGCAATGGCATCAGAATATTCAGCATCCGATTGCTCCCCAGACTTCTCTAATCCCTTCACCAACGACTGTCAATACAaagaaattaagttttttttttttatataagtattcTCAACTcagaaaattatattattttaattcaaatttcacaaaaacaatcaaagcaaaaacatgattcactaaaaaaaaatcaatttactaaaataacaaataaatcatGTAGCTTATTCAACTCAGAAaactataatatttaatttccaTTCGTTtcacagggaaaaaaaaaaatcaaagcataaacataattcaatgaaaaaaaaaattaaaatttttatataaaaaaattgatcaaaattttctgaaaatttgGTGGAGCTAGATTTGAAATTAGCGAaaaagttccaaaaaaaaagagtacctGAAGTTCGCCAAGCAAATCCGagaatttaccatttttaaccAGGATTGTGCCAGTGTATCCTGCAAATTCAAAAGCCAAAGAATCGCACACAGGTCGAAATAGCTCACACAGCGAGAGTTTTTTCCAAaaacgaagagagagagagagagagtacctgcGCCGAGAAGGATGAAAATCCGAGATAATCCCATGCCGGCTTGCATCGCCATGGCTGAGCTTTGATCGAGTCCGAAACCCTAGGAttgtagagagagaaatagataaatagagagagagagagagagagagagagagtgtttggactttggattaGGGGAGGCTGAGGTCAGAGCTTCCGGCGGATTATGATGCACGTAGATTTGACATTTTAATTGAGCTAAAATTCCTTTAACGACGCCGTTTTGTTCTAATTAGACAACAACCGCCTCTCTTTTTGACCTTTTTGTTTGCCTGAAGATAGTAATGAGATTTCCAATTTGcctacacaattttttttttgcttgggaaTTGGGTAAAATCTAAAAAGTAAAGAGATAAACATAGTCAAGTATAACAATATTTTTGCCAAATTAAGAAAAGATAGCTTAGCAATACAAAGGTTTCCAACATTTTTCTCctaatttgttaaatttatcGTGTTTAatttggaggttttttttttttgacagggACTCATTATTAACACCATTAATCATAAcatataatatcaaaattttgaatcattttgagctattagattttttttaatactaataaaagttgtttttttttcttgctcaATTACATCAAATTGATAaagatttttcacttttttattattgaaaattgcataaaataaaattaaaattaccaaCAATAATTATGATATGggttattaattattaacatGCCTAATAAAGTCttgttgaagaaaaaataataatgataatctacaataaattttcataaattttgaactaaataaTAGagaggtattttttttttttatacaagatagaattctactctagcctaatctaagtgtatatgtgtttgaaactccctcctgaagacttgaagtcCAGTCTTTGCCCCCTACACTctataagcacttatacttgtggaggcATTTCATGAAGCTATTTAGCATTTACAAAATAATTGACCCATTGAAGGGAAAATTTATATGGTGTAACAGATATATATAACGCTCGTCTCACATAAAAATGGACTCTATGAACAAAAATCCAACCCTATGTCAGAAAGATTTTACATATGCCTATTACACCATACACCCTTTCCATTGGAGGGAAGGGGTTGTGGCGGTTTGGAGTCTTTGGACTCCCATCTCCATCCATTTTCACTTTCTAAGAGATTCCTAGAATGTCCACCTCCTAggtaaaaaaaggaaataatgcAGTACCTTCAATTTGATCTTGTAAATAACAGAAAATCTGATTTCTGTCTGAGAGTTGCAACAgaaattggaataaaaaattagaagagaGGCTTTAAGAGCTctgtaattttcaaattgctaCAGAATGATGATCAACCAAACATTTGCACCTCAAATGGCATCAATGAGTTTAATAAAACATACTGGTGGTGGCAACCAGTGACCTGAGTGTAAGAACAAGCTTTTCCCCTTTTATGAGCAACCTTTCCCTATTCTGTCTACTGTTTCCCATACGAATTTATTAAAGATGCTTTGGTCCTTGAAACAGTTCATTGCTTATTTTGCTTTCCTTCTTCAAACTGAGGATTAACAATCAAGGGATTTATATTTCTCTGAGGGCATGTCCTAATATTGTGTCCTTTTTCTTGGCACATAGAGCATGTTCTGCTTCCAGTAGGAAAGTGTCTTTTGGCATGAGAACCACTCAACTTTACCCCAGTCACTTGAGGGCAAGTCCTGCGATTGTGACCACTTTGACGACATATTCTGCAAAGATGGTTCCTCGTAACTGCATTCCCATGATTGCTGGACGTTGAATTTTGGCAGGTTCTTCTGTTGTGGCCCTTTTCTCCACATAACCGACACATAAACTGTCTACCTATCAAACTATCCTTGAGTTCTGGACAGTAGTGTCTCCTGTGTCCCTCACGTCCACAGTTTCTGCAGTAAAATTTTACTCCTGCATCAGACATGAGAATTGATTTATGTCAATACAACAAAGTCAACAATAAACTAGGCCAATCATCCAAAGCCTAGCTGTAATGAAAGGTGCACTTGAAATTATCAGTTATTTTCCAGTCCataaactttttcctttttttttttctttcctttattgaTTCGCACATTTTCTCATACTTTTTGAGGGCCGCAGAGGCCTTTATGAAGTGAAGCATTagttatatatttgtattagCTCTAACAATAGCCGTAGCCCCCCGGTTGTCTTTTAATGGGTGGCAGAATTggggaaaaaagagaaggggctggggggggggaagggggaGAGGGGAGTTTCAGCTACCAATCgatgaaggaaaaaagaagcaTAAGATCTTAAACCAAATTTAGATTGAAACAATTtccatattaccattattttatgcAAACTATGTGACTTTTCACCCTATATGGAATAGCATTACATGGAGGAAGGACGAAAACAGAAAATACATGGAAAACCAAGGGATCAGAATTCCAAGTAAATGAGTATTACACCAAATGGTGAGACTATTGCAAAGTTACATCAGTAACAAGTAGTTCATAAAAATGAAGtcaaaatatacaaatttgGCCCAGCAGGAAACTTCATTGTATAAGAACAGACCTTTCATGGCAATGCTCCTCTTGCGACGGTTTTCTGGATCACTAAAGAAAGCCTTTAAAGCTTCAGAAGCACGCCTTCGTGCTGCAGCAGTTCCTTTGGCTTTCTACattcatataaaatttgatattatcATAGCAGTGATTTTCCAAAGTCAACCATGTTGGAAATTGAAGGTTCAATGAACTTCCCTTCCTGATCACCAAAAGACTCTAAATAAACCACGTGTCTATGTAGTTGACACATAACCTTTGCTTCATACAGATTATACACTGAATTTGCAAAAGCATGCTTATATAACATATGTATGTACATTGCCCAGCTTAAAGGTCAAATTATTAGGCTCTGGAATGGAATCCAGTGTTTCACAGTTACTACTTTAGATCTAACCTTTAACTTATAAGCCACATGATGATGTTGTAAATCATCCACTTCAACTTAAGTTATCATCCTAAATATAGATACAACAGCACACAATTATCTCGTCCTGGGAAGGCCTCATGGGACAAAGTTATCATGCCCTACttaaattatcaaaagaagaggtctatggaaaaattattttcctttgatGCATTCTTGTAGATCATGAAAGTCCAGTCCTCTATTGGAAtgcattataaaattttcaatttataacaaAGCACTACAACATTCATGTTAAACCATCATCTAATACGATATCTGAAACTATGAAAACTCAAAGGATTGTGAATAAAAACATACCTTAATTGCAGCCACTCTTTGTGCTTGAAGTGTAGGATCGCGATGGATAATCCTCATTCTCTTGCTAAATATACCTGTTTTGGCATTGAGACTCTGCAATCATCCAACTAAACCAAGAAGATTAAATTCATGATCTGACCAGAATCTATCacaattaactaaaaaaatatatgatgatgatCACATGCAAACAGTACGTGTGCAAGACCTAGCATCATCACAAGAAATGATAGCAGCCCTAGTTTATGAAAATTACGGTAGATGTTATATACATGAAACTTTAATTGCATGGCATGTTAGAATTTCCATCCACTCTGAAAGGGAGATAGCATACAATTTCTCTACAAGTCTCACAAGTCTTAAACTCACAAGGAATTGTAAACTCAAAGATCATTGATTGTTACACAAATATATAATCACCCATAACATTCAAAATGCCCAATTGGATGCTGGCCTAAGTAATCAGGAAGTACTCAAAATCCACAACCATGCAATAATAGCTAAAAACAAGGAGGATAATAAACTTATGGTTTCAGTCATACTTAAAAATTTAAGACATTTCAACATAATTAAGATAACTATGATTCTATGTACTCATGCATAGTATCAGATAACACATCAATATGCAATATATAACATATGCATGTCATGTTTCGTATACACAAGACATCAGATAAGGTTTAAGCATCCAACTAACTTTCAGCGATCGGCTAATTTTAAGTCCAACTTCAGGACGAAGTGATTGGTAAACACGCTTTGATTTCTTCTTCATGCCCAACTTTATATCCAAATTGTCaacttcatcatcttcttttacCTTGAGTGGAGAACTGGGGaggaaaaaagattaaaaagcgAAAATTTAGAATCTTTTTgtatcattaaataaaaataaataagtaaaacatTTGAGATATACAAGCAAAACCAAGAACACTTCTAAACTATTCTGTATCATCAAAAAGGAGCTTCCATCAATACCAATACTAATTAGCTATGATGTAAAACTTATAACAACAAATTTGGATCAAACTTCTTTTAAAAGGGCATAAACATGATATAGAACCTTCAACAAGTGAATTGTAGGGGAATAAAAATATGCTTAGATTTAGAGCATGGATTGGAGCATATGACCCATTGTTTAATGTAGGGACTCAAAATAGCTGTGAAGCACACCTTGTCATCCAGTATCACAAGCAGGGGCAGAGCCATGTTATACTGTGGcaaaaatgttcaaatttttttttatagctggTAAAAATTAgttccaaaataatttttgtaaaagcTGCCCCTCCAAATAAAACTGACTATTTTGACCTTTCGTTAGTCTTTCTCCATATCTCCTCCCCCAACATGTCATCACACAAGCCCAACTTTTATAAGTTTTACTATTGGGCTGTAGCTTCCTTTATAGAAGCTTATTACTTTCACCTCTTCAATTGCATTTTCCAATGTTCTACTTTCCAGCCACCTACCTCATCACAATAGCTCTCTTTAATCTCTCTACTCctccatttcttcttctcatttttcatttctattttacctCAATTTATATTCATTTCTATCTAACttcaatttctatttatttattctacggttgattttttttttcttccttctatTTATTAATCCAATTGATAGTctatattcattatttttatctattatttCATACTAACATACCAAACAACCATATTTAGGTAAGATTTGGTATGACAAACACATCTAATGCTAGATCAGACGCATAAATCATTGTAGTCCA comes from Castanea sativa cultivar Marrone di Chiusa Pesio chromosome 3, ASM4071231v1 and encodes:
- the LOC142628331 gene encoding uncharacterized protein LOC142628331, whose protein sequence is MAMQAGMGLSRIFILLGAGYTGTILVKNGKFSDLLGELQSLVKGLEKSGEQSDAEYSDAIAAQVRRLATEVRQLASARQITVLNGNNGGQSNLTSLLVPAATVGALGYGYMWWKGLSFSDLMYVTKRNMATAVTNLTKHLESVSEALAATKRHLTQRIANLDDKMEKQNEMSKLIKSDVAEVQKSLSDIGYDLNDLQRLVEGLDGKICTLEDKQDIANLGVLYLCNFVDGKKGIMPEVLKEQLKITGKSRTLLTYQEPPSLKGLKDIADSLSGSIDPAPDAIVQEGGLRLEDQSRTLMRALSTKC
- the LOC142628329 gene encoding uncharacterized protein LOC142628329; protein product: MSSLCSSFRILAPLWSHNLLHCKRSISFVTTTAMSSSTSDDSVPITKQTQLRYDPSEDLYGLDVAPKQRNDSSGARKPRSWFGPNGLYIRELPCPSCRGRGYTSCTECGIERARLDCLQCNGKGIMTCQQCLGDCVIWEESIDEQPWEKARSTSPLKVKEDDEVDNLDIKLGMKKKSKRVYQSLRPEVGLKISRSLKSLNAKTGIFSKRMRIIHRDPTLQAQRVAAIKKAKGTAAARRRASEALKAFFSDPENRRKRSIAMKGVKFYCRNCGREGHRRHYCPELKDSLIGRQFMCRLCGEKGHNRRTCQNSTSSNHGNAVTRNHLCRICRQSGHNRRTCPQVTGVKLSGSHAKRHFPTGSRTCSMCQEKGHNIRTCPQRNINPLIVNPQFEEGKQNKQ